The genomic region TGCCACTGCGAACAACAAAGCTCAGATAAAGTGAATCCATCCATTCTCCCATTCTCGTGGTGGGGACATCTTGAACCGGTGGCGCCGCACTTTGTAATTGTTCCCATTGTTATTGTCCCAGAACTCCTGCCCGCCGACACAGTATTTAATCGCAAACTGAAATGTGCCTCCGTTGTCGAGGTAGGTGGGCATGACTACCTTGAAACAGAACTTATCAGTGACACCGTCGCTGGAGTCAGGGACGTAGGACGCGAGGCTGTCCATAAATGTTATCCAGTTGTTTAGAGAATACCGCAAAGAGACGCTCTTTTCGAAAGCCAGATTCAAGACGCGCACAAACCCGGATAGGCTGAATTCATCCGCCTCCACGGTCTCCAGCATGACTTTCACCTCCCTCACTTTCTGCTCAAAGCCGGGTAGTGTGCCCGGGTTGGTGAACTGCAACTCCATAAACACAGACTGCGATGGCGCACGGGGGAACTTTGTGTCCAAATGATTAAGATGCAGGGTTCCTTTGGGGAGTTTGGCCAATATGCGCTCCGGCACCTCTGGCTCATCTGAATCATCGAAGTGCTTCACTGAAATGAGCTCCAGGCCCAGAGAATCTGCGAACCGGACCTTTTTCTGACTGGTTGGACTCCTGCTGCGGGAGATCTCCAACTTCGCTCTCTCTGTGGGCGTAGGCAGGGACTTGCACCTCCGACGCAGATTTGGACTCTGTGGAGGCTTCAGGAGGATCTCTCTGCCCCGGGGTCTCTCCTCCACCACGGGGCTCTCGGTGGTCTCACAGGTGCCGTTCATCATGTCATACTCTTCCCCATCTTCCAGCCGTGGGTTCGCCGCCGCCAGGCTCCCGAACAGTCCGGCTATGCAGCTGTAGTTCCTCGGCAGGCAGTTCTTTGGGGGCAGCATGACCACGACAGGACGCACAGACTCCGCTTCCATAAAACGCAGCAGTTCCTGCACTGCAGAGCTGAAGTGGTCGTGATGGGAAAAGACCGGCGTCGTGTCGAGAGACGGAGCCGTCAGGTGTCAAGTGTTCCGCGCGCGGATAGGTGCTCCGGCTGCGTCACAGGTTGACACTGTCCAGCTCTGGACCAATAAACCGAGCCGTTGATGTGCGCCTTTGCTCCTGCGGATCAGTCACTATAAAACTGTGACGAagacatttctgtctctcttctcattgcgaaaataataaaaagtctTTCCTTCCGGCAGAGACCACCGCTCGTTTCCCCTTTTTTTCATGTGGTGAACATGCAGTGTCCTCTCGCAGCTGACGTGAACCTGCGCGCGGCACAGTGTGATGCCTACGTGCAGAACTGAACGTTGCAACTAACCAAAATGGTTTCCTCCTTCACAAGAGATGAACCGGTTAACTACCCCTAACCAACCACAGTATTTATTTATAGCCTTTAGGCCTGTGTTTTTCATTGTGACACTATCACGCTGACCTGAATGATCCACAAccaataaaatgattttaaacacCTCATAATTAAATTTGTGGGCATTTTCTGCAGTCTGACATAACATCTTTATATTAATATCAACGTTTTCCCATCATAATCATCATATTTTAATCTATTTCACTTTATTACACTCTACTGCTTCATGCACCACCGGCTTACCGGGGGATACCGTGTAAAAATGATGTCTTATTGCATAACAGAGGTGTAATAAATCATCTGGAGGAGTGATCTGTTGCAGCATGCGCCCATCCCCTTTTCTCTACGTCACACGCCGGTGCAGCCTCTACTGGTTGCTATGGCGACGGCGTTGCAGCTCGTCTCTAAAGGCATTCGCCGCTCCTACACTTGTGTTTGGGGAAACTCTGTCGACCGGAAAGAAAACTCAGCACGACAGGTCGCAGCAGTTGTTTGTAAATGGTGCTTCACGACATGAAGATAGTGATACAAGCCTATTTAAAATCTGCAGGGACTCAAAGTGCTTCTTTTAGGTGAGTGGAGTTTGGTGTAACTTTGAGAGAACTCCACAGTAGGTTATTTAATATATATTCTACTTTTTAGGTGTCATCATGAGCTAACTACATAATGGAAACCTTAAAAGAAGTGGACCACAGAGCTGTGAGTGGATCAGAGGATGAGTTTCCATCACAGGAGGACGCAGTTGAGGAGCAGACTTCAGAGAGGAGACTTGTTGATGCCCTTCTAGATATCGGTGAGGAGGACTTCATGAGAGAGCTGGAGCCATATGAGTATCACGGTTACTCTGGCTGGGAGGAAGCTGTAAGTGAATGAACAGGCTATCTTCTTACTGCAAACCTTTTTTATACTGCCGGGCTTTATTTGATTTAGTGAAGTTAGTTGTACCAACAGCAGGTGTTGGTTCTAAGTGTCTTCTGTTACAGTTTAAAGTCAGTGGCAAAGTTGTTTTTCAAATGAGAAGGAGAAATTTATAGAATATCTGCTTCAATTTATGATTAATTATACTTATGTGTTTTGATATAGCCCTTATCTATATATGGTGTTTTTGATAAATTTACTCACATACcaacagtgttgggcaagttactctcaaaaccTAATTTTAAAGTAATGTTACTTTACAAAATgactctctgtgtagagtaataagttactcATTACACTACTTTGtgttactttcaccaaaatgacctcagcAGAACTAATAGTCATTTTTAATGGATAAGGGTCATGTTGTTACACAGCAGGTCTGACCCAGTCATTCACATATAGTGGTTACCACTCTGTATTAAATCCCCTGCTTTCATTAATAAAAGCATGATGATAAAGGACAAATAAATAGCCCagacctttttaaataaatgaatagcctgGGACACAGCGAGGGTCAGGCAGAGAATCACAGTGTTATAATTATGAGATAGAGATAAATATCTGTGGGCCTGTGATATGAAACACACTAAACAAATATTGAGGCTAGCGCAGCAAACAGAATGGCCTGCCCTGTAATCAAGTCACTATGACAAGAGCAAATTAATACACCAGAGCTGGAACACCCACCTGCCAGTTCCCATTGTGCTGggcagctacagcagcactggAGAAAGAGTTATGCATGAAGACAGGAAGGTGGACATATGTGCTGATCACCAggatgaggaaaaaataaactgGAGGCCAGCTCCTTACCCCGCTACTTTGTAGCAGCCTCAGGATGCAAAAGCAGAATGGGATCTGTGTAGATGTTGCAGGTGTATTAAcgtaaacacactgaacattttaACGCACAGTACAGCatgacccagatgtgccgatcactgACACCCTTCTATAATGTAGCGTGTATTGACATGACAGTActataaaaaacaatattactttgttactgctaaaacTTTATGTATTACTGTAACATGTTACCCCCAACACTGTATGCCcatattaaataaaaacttcagccacaaaatgacaatttgcATATCAGTTATAGGCCAGGAGCCAGGTCCAGCCCTCATGATGTTGTCTGCTAcccttttttcattattatttcctGTTAGCCTGAACCTTGGGCCATCACAAGTTGATGACGAGCACCCCCAACTCAGGGCCATTTGGTCTCAGGGGTCCCTTTTTTGAGACATATTTTTGGCAAGGAGTCTCCTGACACAAAGGGGAAAGTAGCAAAATAAGATTCTGGGGCTTGCTgccattttatttcaacatatcacacacaacatccccccaaaaaacctaaAATTGACTGTCCGTTTGACAAATGATCatcaaaaatgatcatttttcatcactttgtgtttaatATCACTGCTTCACTTGCACATAGAAAACTTCCCAAGTTGATAGGCTTCAACTTGAGCCCATGTTGACCTTTCTATCTTGAAAATAACACTTTGGCCTAAAATTAAATACCGGTATACCAGTTGTATGTATTAGTCATGGCGTGTTACTGTGAATCCGTGAAgcaaaatttgttttgttttattgactcTTTGGGGACCACATTTTACAACAAATCTATATataaacatccatttacaagcTTTCGCACAACTTgcacagtataatccaagtctcatatgtccagtcatatgctcagtactccCCAAACACAcgcattttcactaaaaaaaaccttactattgaagtctggctttgaagagagcatttTTCTTAATGAATACGGTAACACGGCATGACTTACTGATATACAGTACAGTCATTTTATGGGTGAAGTATGCCTTTAACATCATTTCCACTATCACTTTTAACTTTGACTTGGCACAGTAATTCCTTTGATGCATTTTCAGTGCAGACATATCAACACAGTTGTTTGCATATTTAACATTCTATTCCATTGGACCATTTGAAAACAGGTTCATGGCTGGGCCAGAGTTGCTCCACTGAGCTGCATACTTCTGCCTCAGAAGAGGAACAGGAAGCCAAAGCACAAAGAGGCCTCTGCTGTTGACCCAACAGACAGCTCCACCAGCATCGCAGAGCACCGCTGTGAGTCTTATGTGGCCCCGCATAACAGCTTAAAGAAATCCATACCATTAAACCAGCACATAGGATCCTGGGGTAACACTGCTGAGGCAGCTCTGCAGAAAGATGCCTTGGAATGGCCTGTTCTCAGTGCAGTGCAGAAAACTATGGCAAATCTCGTACTCAAGGaaaagatggaggaggaaggggCGCATCTTCCCTCAAAATACCTGGAGAACAGGCCCGCTAAGCCTCAGAAACCCAGGCACAGGCCCAATAACACAGTGCTTCCTATTAAAAACTTCACATTTTTACCACCTATTAAATCACCACACCTGAATCATCAGAAAGCCAGTGGCCAGCTCTGCAGTGGCAAGAAGGCTCCAGAAGGAGAAACCATAGAGGAAAGCTATTTCATGTTTGATAAGAAGAGCGGAACAAGAGTGGATCCTAATGCAAACCCAGAGCTCCCCATTTACTCTGCAGCCCTGGACTCCAAGTACCGGACATGTCCGTACAACCCCCACTTGTTCTCTGCTT from Epinephelus moara isolate mb chromosome 1, YSFRI_EMoa_1.0, whole genome shotgun sequence harbors:
- the si:ch73-103b9.2 gene encoding uncharacterized protein si:ch73-103b9.2 gives rise to the protein METLKEVDHRAVSGSEDEFPSQEDAVEEQTSERRLVDALLDIGEEDFMRELEPYEYHGYSGWEEAVHGWARVAPLSCILLPQKRNRKPKHKEASAVDPTDSSTSIAEHRCESYVAPHNSLKKSIPLNQHIGSWGNTAEAALQKDALEWPVLSAVQKTMANLVLKEKMEEEGAHLPSKYLENRPAKPQKPRHRPNNTVLPIKNFTFLPPIKSPHLNHQKASGQLCSGKKAPEGETIEESYFMFDKKSGTRVDPNANPELPIYSAALDSKYRTCPYNPHLFSALSVSIPKRYQVATSSKPDTVHRTGYSVGKSLTQTLHSSTAAGAQTHMHPSKTVCM
- the LOC126389149 gene encoding protein phosphatase 1 regulatory subunit 3E, which produces MEAESVRPVVVMLPPKNCLPRNYSCIAGLFGSLAAANPRLEDGEEYDMMNGTCETTESPVVEERPRGREILLKPPQSPNLRRRCKSLPTPTERAKLEISRSRSPTSQKKVRFADSLGLELISVKHFDDSDEPEVPERILAKLPKGTLHLNHLDTKFPRAPSQSVFMELQFTNPGTLPGFEQKVREVKVMLETVEADEFSLSGFVRVLNLAFEKSVSLRYSLNNWITFMDSLASYVPDSSDGVTDKFCFKVVMPTYLDNGGTFQFAIKYCVGGQEFWDNNNGNNYKVRRHRFKMSPPREWENGWIHFI